DNA sequence from the bacterium genome:
AGGGACTCTGTACGCGTCCTTCGAAGCCGAGACCCTTGAGAATGCCCTGGATCAATGTTGTTTTGCCTGAGCCAAGTTCGCCTATCAGCGCCAGAATATCGCCTGGTTTTAGAAAACCTGAAATGCGCGTTCCTAACGACTTAGTCTCCTCGGCGCTCGTTGTCTCAAAACACTTCATTTTAACCTTGGTGTTCCTGTTTGTTAAGCCTGTAAAGGTGCCAGCATCCTTTTAGCGTGAGATCCCTGTCTATGATTCCGATAGCGGATGCAAGTGGAGCGAAACGTTCTGCAAGCCCTCCTGTGGCGACGAATGTGAAATCTATCTTGGTTTCCTTTCTTACGGCGGTCCTTGCCGCTTCAACTAATCCCAAAGTTAAAAGATAAGAGCCGGACTGCATGCATTCTTCGGTTGACCGGCCTACATAACGGGTTGGTTTTACAAGATCGACCTCGAAAAGCCTCGATGTTGACGAGACAAGATGCTGAAGGCTTGCTTCCAGACCTGGCGCGATAATGCCTCCAAGGAATTTGCCGTCTGCAGTGACAAAATCAATGGTCGTTGCCGTTCCGAAATCAACAACGGCTACATCTTTTCCGTACTCGAAAAATGCGGCTACGGCGTTGGCAATCCTGTCCGGGCCCAAGGTGGATATATTCCTGTAGCTCAACTCGATTCCCGTGGCTATGTAGGGAGTAACAACCAACGGGCTTCCAAGGTTCATTCTGTTCCGGAACATAGAAACGAATTTCGGCGTAAGCGAAGGAACAACAGAAGAGATTGCGGCGTCCCTTGGTTCTGATATGCCAAGGGTCTTTAAAAAAACATAGAGCTCATCCGGTGTTCTTTCTGGTTCAGTCGTAATTCTTGTAACCGAAACGATCTTCCCGTTTTCCGCTGCGGCGATTTTTGTCGCCGAATTTCCTACATCAACGAGAATTATCATAAGGCTCCTGTTATATGCATCAATGAAAGCTTAATGGTTTTGTTATCATCGGTTTCGACGACTCCGTTTCCGAATTCGTCTATATCCGACAGAATTCCTGGAACAATCTCCTTTCCATTGTGGTAGTTGATCTTCTGACGGTTCACAAGAAGTATATCTTTAATCCGGGAATAAAGACCTCTGAATTTTTGATTTTTTAAATCATAAAAACCCTCTAGCGTTGCGGCACCGAGGCGTAGCAGTATGTCTTCTATATCGAAGACTCTCCCTGTAATAAGAAAAAGCGATGTGGCCGGCATTAAGAATTCATCAGAAAGCCATTCCTGGTTTACATTTACGCCAACGCCTATGCCGGTTAAGGCTCCATTTTCCGTCCGCCA
Encoded proteins:
- a CDS encoding biotin--[acetyl-CoA-carboxylase] ligase, whose product is MNTERIKRALGLSLVDFIDELESTQDAARNIKLPPPYLVCAGRQTKGRGRMGRAWHSEDGGLYFTLVVERIVEDWAIPLVSAYYILDELSHIANNLNLKWPNDILSKGAKLAGVLAEGWRTENGALTGIGVGVNVNQEWLSDEFLMPATSLFLITGRVFDIEDILLRLGAATLEGFYDLKNQKFRGLYSRIKDILLVNRQKINYHNGKEIVPGILSDIDEFGNGVVETDDNKTIKLSLMHITGAL
- a CDS encoding type III pantothenate kinase; translation: MIILVDVGNSATKIAAAENGKIVSVTRITTEPERTPDELYVFLKTLGISEPRDAAISSVVPSLTPKFVSMFRNRMNLGSPLVVTPYIATGIELSYRNISTLGPDRIANAVAAFFEYGKDVAVVDFGTATTIDFVTADGKFLGGIIAPGLEASLQHLVSSTSRLFEVDLVKPTRYVGRSTEECMQSGSYLLTLGLVEAARTAVRKETKIDFTFVATGGLAERFAPLASAIGIIDRDLTLKGCWHLYRLNKQEHQG